The Pelosinus sp. IPA-1 genome includes the window CATTCAACCAAATGGAGTGGCAGCGCAAGGAGAGGGCGACCGGAGCTTGCCTAAAAACTTTTACCAAACAATCAGTGATCGGATGCAATTTCTTAAATCCCAAGGTATTGGACAATCAGAAATTATTCAATGCATAGAAATGGATGTAGAAAGCTATTTTCAGCGCTTAGATCCTGAACAGTTAGAAATATCACAAGAATATTTACAAAGCATTTTGCCGCAGGAATTTCTCACGGCATTTGACATAGCCTGTAGTAAAGCCGAAAAAATGGGAAATCCTTTAAGTCGTCGGTTATATTATGCCTTAGCAATTCATATTGCCGCGACAGTGGAACGGATACGTAGTGGGTTACCCATTGTAAACCCTAATGTTAGGTCAGTTGCAGAACTGCATCCTAAGGCGTACGCGGTGGCAGAAGGAATGGCTCAGTGTCTTGGTGAGAAGTTAGGAGTATTAATTCCCTTAGATGAAATCGGTTTTATTGCTCTTATGCTGGCTACCTTTGATGATCGCCATGGAAAGGAAGATCGGAAAGTAGGGGTGCTTGTTATTACTCATGGTAATTCTACCGCTACAAGTATGGTTGAATTTTCGAATAAGCTTTTAGGAGTTAGTCATGCCCGCGGGATTGATATGCCTTTAGAAGTAAATGTAGATTGGGCAATCGAAAGAGCTGTGCAGGTAGCCCGTGAAATTGATGAAGGAAAAGGCATTATTTTATTAGTTGATATGGGATCTTTATCAAGTGTGGCAAAAGCAGTAACAAACCGAACTGGAATTATCGTCAAGAGTGTAGAGATGGTAAGCACACTAATGGTATTACATGTTTTACACAAGGCTATTTTGCCTAAGAATGATATAAATGTAGTTTATCGATCGGCGTGGACAGCACGTAGTATGTCTCAGACTGTAGTACAAGCCGAAGAGCCAACAAATTTTATTAGTGGCAAGGATAAGGCCATTATGACTACTTGTTTTACTGGTGAAGGGGCAGCACTTAAAGTTAAAAGTTTATTGGAAAAACTTTTAAGTCAATGGCAGCTTTTCAATATTCGCGTGATAGCTGTAGAAGCTGGAAACCAAGAGGTATTGCAAAATCGTCTTACTTCCTTATTGCAGTCCTACGATATTGTTGCGAGTGTGGGAAGTATTGACCCTGAGATTGAAGACCGACCTCATATTGCCATTGAGGAGTTAATGCAGGGGGGAGCAGGTAGTGAATTACGCCGTCTGCTAACAGAAGGATTAAAAGCATCTGATATTGCAGATCGCTATACGGATCGAGGTATGGATTGGGAAGTTATGCGTGGTATGGTTGCTGGCATGTTGGATGAATTTCTGACTTTTGTTAATCCACGTAAGGTTATGGATACACTAATGATATGTATTAAAAAGTTAGAAGAAGAATTGGAAGTTGAATTTTCTTCTTCGGGTCTGGTGCGTATGCTAGTACATTCTGCTTGCATGGTAGAACGCTTGCTAACCCAGGCTGGTATTAGTTACCCTGACACAGCTACCTTTATTGCTGAACATCCTCTTGAGTATGCTGTTTTAAAAAATGTTACGAATGCATTGGAACAACAATTTGCAGTGGTAGTCAATGATGAAGAGATATGTCATCTCATTGAAATTATTAAGTTAGAACGACAAAGAAATGTTGGGGCATAAGAAAACGCGACGCGTCCTTTTTGAACCACAAAGACACAAATGGGTTCTATCTATTTCATTCCCATCTTCTTTGTGTGCCGCGATAGCGGCATTGTGTCTTTGTGGTTCAATCTTTTTAACTAGAAACTTATAAATTCTGATGCATAAGAAAAAAGAGCAGATTATATCTGCTCTCCACGGTCATAAGTGTAATCAAATTCTACATTGGAAATGTTGTTAGACACAATCGGATCTCTTACTGGATCTGGCAGCAAAGAAAAATCCCTAGCAGAATACGATTTCATGTTACGAGGCTTTTGTTCAAAGAAGCCTCTTTTGTTTGGGGCATAGGCTGGTTTACTTTTTCTCATAAATATAACCTCCTTAGTTGGAATTGTTACATTGGGAGTCATTATTAGTCTTCCAAGTAAAAGGAGAGATATTTACTTTATTAAAAAAAGATTTCTTGTCCCAGTTGCTTAATTTCAACGGTAGGAATCGATAATTCTTTTGCTCTTTTACTAAAATCATGACTGGCACCAAAATCTTTCCCAAAGTGCATTGG containing:
- a CDS encoding sigma-54-dependent transcriptional regulator — encoded protein: MKRQLKVLEVLDELCAEKLDKSMLQQHKPLGFTAEEVAAAAGFSRSNVSSDLNALHRERLVVKLVSRSTYYITVRWVESIFPTLHGQVPAVVRHQRQIEELATTKVSQIESSAPNGEDSARSFDILQKTKEDHDSFEGLIGAKDSLKIAVEQAKASALYPPKGLDTLLVGSTGVGKTLFAEYMFKFAYNQGKISADGQFVVFNCADYANNPQLLMSQLFGHVRGAFTGAEKDKAGLVEKANGGMLFLDEVHRLPPEGQEMLFYLLDRGEFRRMGDTDRTRHVTVRVVAATTENPESALLKTFLRRIPVVIQLPDLTVRPLHERFELIKFLLAREAVHIQSRVIVSQEALWALLLYRCVGNIGQLRNDLQLVCAKAFLHRSDKSKPVRIAYEELPPKIKQAIVYDPQARLETSKILCTLGSELLIQPNGVAAQGEGDRSLPKNFYQTISDRMQFLKSQGIGQSEIIQCIEMDVESYFQRLDPEQLEISQEYLQSILPQEFLTAFDIACSKAEKMGNPLSRRLYYALAIHIAATVERIRSGLPIVNPNVRSVAELHPKAYAVAEGMAQCLGEKLGVLIPLDEIGFIALMLATFDDRHGKEDRKVGVLVITHGNSTATSMVEFSNKLLGVSHARGIDMPLEVNVDWAIERAVQVAREIDEGKGIILLVDMGSLSSVAKAVTNRTGIIVKSVEMVSTLMVLHVLHKAILPKNDINVVYRSAWTARSMSQTVVQAEEPTNFISGKDKAIMTTCFTGEGAALKVKSLLEKLLSQWQLFNIRVIAVEAGNQEVLQNRLTSLLQSYDIVASVGSIDPEIEDRPHIAIEELMQGGAGSELRRLLTEGLKASDIADRYTDRGMDWEVMRGMVAGMLDEFLTFVNPRKVMDTLMICIKKLEEELEVEFSSSGLVRMLVHSACMVERLLTQAGISYPDTATFIAEHPLEYAVLKNVTNALEQQFAVVVNDEEICHLIEIIKLERQRNVGA